Genomic segment of Mycteria americana isolate JAX WOST 10 ecotype Jacksonville Zoo and Gardens chromosome 9, USCA_MyAme_1.0, whole genome shotgun sequence:
CTATGTAAAGACAGGCAATATAAATTACGTTATCTCAtggaaaattcttcattttttctgtgcATTCTTCTAGATGTCCACTTGTAGCCAAGTGGCATATCCAAATCTTCCTGCTAAGCACAGGTCTGCAGAAAAGCTGCATGATCAAAGCACAGCCTCTATAATCAcaaacctgctttttcttttattgcattaCAAATCTTGGAGGGGATGAGCAAGGATTTCTGCAGTAAGATAATTTAAGACTGAAAGGTTATAAGGAGCACCTCTGCGAATTGTTAAAGTCAGGGGACTTCCCAGATTTCAGActgcaagaaaactcatgggtttttctctttcccattgcTGAGCCATACAGAGGAGCAGCAACCCTTGCTTTGGTTGGTGAGAACAGCAGTCACCAAAGACTTTATAACACACCTGCAAGCATCACCTGGGGCCCGCCTCTGCCACAGTCCAGAGCATAACCTGGAGTCACCATGAGGCTAAAATCGCAGTCCTCTGACAGCAGAGTGTACCCGCCTGAGCATCGCTACCAGCAGCGGTGTGTAACGTGGTTCGTGGCAATTCCTCCTTAGCCGTGCTGCTGCCAAACTGAAGTTGCTTATGTTTGGTTTTACTCCACTTCCACTAAGCCTTGGCACCCTCATCTGAAGCTCTCGCAGCGGCAAATGCACTCCTCCCTGCTGCGAAAGGGCAGCGGTGTGCGGGCTGTGCAGCAAGGCAGAGGGGCCTGATGTGGGTCTGTGCCCGTCGACCTCTTGGAGGCACCAGGAGCAGAGGGTGTCACCGTCCCATGTTCCGAGGGGTTTCCTCCTGGCACTTCTCCCATCTGAGGTGGCAGGTGTGGACGTGGGGCACGTGGCTATGGTCATCCCTGGCAATAAGCCATTGGTAGAGCAGCATTTCTCCATGGCAGAGATCTTCAAGCTCTGCTCATCAGCATTTCTCCCAGAATATGGCACCCTGGACACACGTCCATGCACCCTATGGGCCCTGCTCTCCATCAGCCTTCCTCACTACCTTTCCCGCTGTGCTTTGCTGGAGCCTGGGTTTGTgcttccagccccagctcccccagcgTAGGGGATGCACTGGTCTCTTCCTCCCAGTCGTGGTCCTCATGAGGCACCGTGAGCCCCGTGCAGAGGAGGCCAGGTACTTGGTGGAGTGGCTGCagcccccatccccttcccacGGCACCCTCAGTGCTGCTGGGACACCAGGCTATGGCCGTCCCAGCCCACCTGGCCTCCTCCGGCACCCCTCTCTCCTGAAGCCAGCCTGTGCTATGACAAACCATCTCCTTTGGGGCACCCCACCAGGCAGGTTTCCAGTGTTAGGACTCTAGAAACAACATACGAAGATGGCGGGGAAAACACACTGGGTGGGTTTCAAACGGAGGTACCAGGAAATGAGTGGTCCGACAACGCGTGGTGAAGGGTATGAGACACGCTCCACAGCTCCCAGCGCTGTTGTGGTgtcagctgggtttttttcctatgtacTTTACCCCCTTTGTTACAGACTGTACCTCCAGCATCACCACACAGATCTGTTTGACACACTGGATAATTGCGTCGGGTGTCCCCGAGATTGTCACCGCTCGCTCCGTGGAGTTGGGCAGCATGTCCCCCGCCACTTGAACCTGAGCACCTGTTGActggagacagaaagagagaggaggagaaatccCACAGCTGAATGCCTTTCCTCacagccagctccagctctgaCGCCATGCGCCTCCCGAGAGCTGCGCTGCCCCATGCAAGCTCAGACGCAACGCCCTGCCTGCCTCCGCAGCAGCACGCCGGCAAGGTCCCAGGGGATGCTGCTCCTACGTCAGCAGGACCGTCCTGGGAAGCAACGTGATGCACGATGCTCGCAGCGTAAGGATCCCCCTTTCcaaggcagctcctgctctcccttGGTCAGAGTTGCGATTACATGCAATAACAAAACCGGGTCTGCCTTACCTCCCTGATTTCCTTGATCTTGGAGCCTCCTTTGCCGATCAGCGAGCCGCACTGACTAGCTGGCACGACCAGTCTCAGTGTCACCGGAGGTTTGCTGGTAGCAGTGCTGTTGCTCATTGAGTTGGTTATGTCCTTGGGAAGGAAGAATGCAACACATCAGCCCTTGGTACCCAACCTGCTATCCAGGGCAACACAAATGCTCTGGGCCAGAGAAGAGGGGTCATGTCCCCCAGACCCCAGCTGGTCTGCAGCTGCATCACTGCGCATCCCTGCAGTTAATTAACTGCAAGACCTCTGGGGCACTTCACTGAAGCTCAGTTCTTGCCTAGTTAGAGATGTCTGGAAGGTTTTGTGCCCAGGTCGTGTACCAGTTAAGCAAGTCCAACCAGGCACGCATGGATTGGAGGTACTCAGGCCCATCTGCACTGCTGCCCCCAGCAGCGGGCATGCTGGAGCTCTGCTTGGCCAGTGGGCCACCCAAGGGTCTGGGTGCAGACCATTTTACTCTGCCCTCCTGCGCCAAAGAGTTCACATTGCTCACCTCCTCAAATTTGTAGGCAATCATGGCGAAAGCCTTGAAGATGGCATCGGTGGGGCCAGTGATGGTCACGATTCGCTCGGGGCAGTTCCCCTCCGAGATGTTGATCCTTGCCCCGCTCTGGAAAGAGAAGGGCAGTTCTGGAATAACTATAGCCAAGCAACCGGTGGGATGTGCCGGAGGTGCAGCCTTTCCTCCAGGTTGGATCCTGTCCCAGCCTGGGAAGGTTCAGCACCCAACAGCAGAAGCTCAGAGAGCCCCAGGTGACCGGCAAGTACATTGCTCGCTTGGTCCCTGGTCATCACCTCTGCCAGCTTCTCGACAGCCCATCTAACCTTAAAAACTCCCACCCTTTTCCCTTGCGGTGCTTCCAGCGCTGCCTTATCCTGACCCTCAGAAAGGGTTTCCATGCATCCATCTTGGGTCTTTTACTGCAGTGCAAACCCATGTGATCAAGGCATGACCAGCTCGTGGGGTCATTGCTCGTAAAAAGAAGAGTGTTGCTTACTGATCGGATAACTCCTTGGTAGCTGCAGGCACAAAGACCTTGGGCACACTCAAGCATCTTAGAAGTGACTTCATTTAACTGTCTCATTAAGAGCAAATTCTTGGCTCTGGAAAATTCCCATTCAATGTGATAGGAGTTTGTTTgtgtacagaaagagaaaactggaCCAAAGGGCTGTGGGTACCGCCGGCTTACGTGTCCTTTCCCTGGGAGTGACTGCACGTATCGCACAGGGCAACGTGCAGCTCTGGCCATTGTGCTGCACGCTGCCGGGCAGGACAGCCCGACGGCCCttcccactcctctctcctcctcctacAGATCATTTTAAAGAGCAGGGTTGCTCACCTCCTCACGCATCTTCTTCACGGTCTCCCCTTTCTGAAATAAGAATCAGAAACACAGGCTATTGTAAAAAATTAAGACTTCCACCTTCAAAACAACCCTTCCAAACACACATCTCTCTAATACAGGGCGATACATAGCCAAACATTTGGGCAGCTCTGcgctgcctggccctccatcccCACGTGATGGGCAGTCTGAGGAGCTGTAAGTCTGTAAGTCTGAGGAGCTATGATGGCTGTAAGCCATCATAGCGCTGCTCCCCGCGTCTGTAAGACATGACAAACAAACCAGCTACACAACTGCAGCTGCCACCTCCGTTTCTACGTTTCCCGTTAGGAGGAAAACCGCATGGAAAAAGCTCAGAAACTGATCAGGTGTTGAGAAAAGCTGGCACTTCAGAGCGCCTTCGAAGGGCAGTTATCTAGTACATACAAAGAGATCTAATATCTCTATATCCAGATATAAAGCAGGTACAACTGTGAATCTTTCCAGGGCTGGACAGGCTGATGGAAAAATAAGGTGCAAGCATATAGGAGAAGGTGTTTGTGCTGCAAATCTTCGCTATCACAaacctgccttttaaaaacaccacaaaaccaatCCTGTATAGCCAGGACTTTCCAAACCACCACGGCAAGCACCAGGGAGCAGAGCACCTCGTAAAGCTTTTCTGCGCTAGTTAAATGGCATCCTGTGTCCTCAGAGGGAAGTGCTGCAGAATTTAGATGGATTTGATGACATTTCTTAATATCTCTTAATGAATCTATTTAATTAATGTGTCAGGGCAACATGATCATAAACACCTATTTGCTACCACAGTGAAGCAGCTGGAAACAGCACTAGATaagtttggtggttgtttttttctttaggggAATGGTCTTTGATCCCTCGGTGGGTCTCCCATCATTTCTGTCACACAAACCCAGCAACACACCCACGCACACCAAACATTTCAGGGACACTACAGGGAAGAGGTGACTGGCATCTACCACACCACAGGCAGCAAATGGTGCGGGCAATAGcattaaatacacatttaaaagatGTTGTTACCTTTCCAATGATGCTTCCGACTTCctaccaaaaaaagccaaacacaaaggaaaagacatTAGAAGACATGAAGACGATCCAGCCCCACCCCATAATGAAGCAAAGGCCTGGTGCACACTGTCCCCAGCAGAAGGATAGTGCAGGGGACAGGCGTgagaggggcaggagcagcatgCCACCATGCCATGCTCTCCATGAGCAGGAGGAAACCTGCTCCCGGCAGCCCGGCACTGCAGGGGCTGGCTGCACTCGGGCACAGCCGGAGCAGAGGCGGGAGAGGGAGCTGCGAGGAAACCCCCTCACCAGGAGCCCCTTACCTTGCCGTGCATCAGCAGCCGGATGGTGAGGGTGACGTTCAGGCCGCCTTCGGAGACCTTCGACTCCATTTCCTACCGGGGAACGGGAGACGTGTGTTAGCTGGGAGGGCAGCCCCGGCACAGAAGGAGACAGCACCACGGCCGTATCACCTGGAGACAGAGAGGGGGAAAGGTTTTCTCTCAAAACAGGCAAGTTCCTCAACGTGGATGgaccctgcagagcagcagagcatgggaaagccatagctggaggagctgcagggagatgtCACGGGCTGAGCACCTTCATGGATGCATATGGGGCTGCCCACTCACCGCAAGGACCGTGCTGGGTGCGAGCCTGGGAACAGCCCACAGCTCTGCCACGGCTTTGCCGTGCAAAGCTTTATGCAAAAGCATGCCGTGTCATGCTTTATGCAAAAGCCATCGTGGGAGCAAAGACCCAAGTGTCCGAGGTGGCACAGCCAGACTGCTAGCCCACACGTGCACGAGCCAAaaagcagctgtgcccagctgatCACGTAGAtgcaggagcagggagttggCGGAGCAGCCTGGCCAAAGACCGATGGCTGAACTGGGACTTTAAAAGACCCAGGGCACCTACCTAGCAAACCAAAATTCACCATTTCAAGTGTGAATAAGGCACTCAGAAAATCACAAACCAGTTTTTCAGTAAGCAGGAAATAGCTATCTGATCCCAGGACCAGGGAGCGGGAAGGATGGAGGACACTTCTGCATTTTCATCCGACCTGTGAGCACCCTAGCTGGGCACTGCGTCTCAGGACCACGCCATTTCCAGCTATTCATGCTTTGCATGTATCTAACGAAACCTCTGCGAGTTTTCCCGGTGCTGCCGtgttcctttcccttcccattctctctctttcctcctctgccctctAGAGGGAAAAACGCCACTGATATTTTGaaggcgggggaaaaaaaaatcacagaacgGCAACaaatccttccttttctttcctcacacCTCCTTAGTACCATCTCTGCGCAAGGACCAGGCATGTGAAATGTCTCTGCAGGCTACTGCATGGGGAGACCGGTCCTGTCTGAGAGGGAGGTGCCAGAATCCTTCTATGTGCAATGCCAAGAGATTTGTAGCAATTCTCCCCCATGTTATTTAATCCCTCAGTATATATCAGATGGGACGTTTTTCATCCTGGTCACAGGCATCTggcattttcctttgctcagaTGGGGACTTATGTGACCAAAAAATGGGAAGTAAACCAGTTCTCAAATATTACTTTAATGCAAAGAGGCAGTCGGGATGAATAAACATGCAGCAAAGCACAAATCATGGCTGGGAGATGAGTTTGATGTAAAACCTCTTCCAAGAGGTTATTATGAAACCCAAAATGGATAAAACCCATGTGGTTAGCAGGGAGATGGTGTTCCCACCAAGCTAACAGGAGACCGGCTCACTGGGAATGAGGTTGCTTATAGCCTACTTGCAAATGCTGATCTTGAGGCTGCTGGatgttgcaaatgaaaaaaagtaaaatcctcACAAGAAGGATAAGAAATTAAATGTGTTGAAGACGTCAAGCCAAAAGGCACTGTTAAAAGTGGGGAGAAGGAGAATATTTCAGACAAAGAAGGTGACAGCACTGGGGACCAGAGTAATGGGAGTGGCTGGCACACGATAGCACAACGTGCAAGATCAGGAACTTTCTCTTTCAAGACCGAGCCCCCTGCAGGCaaacaataaaggaaaataaataactggTCGTGTTGGTTAACCCCATGCTGATTTCTGTGCATGGGAAGCAACGCTGAAAAGGATGCACGTGCTGATTTGTGGAAGTCAGCGTTGCTGGTGCTCCTGATGTGCCAGAAGATAAAGTGCCTGCACGAAAGAGGTGCCCCCATTGCACAGCAGGACAGCCATCCCCAGGGATGTCCTGTCCCGGGAGCAATCTAGCTCTGCcacagggaaagaaacaaagcCGCGACACCACTGCAGCCACCCACGAGGCTGGCGCATGCCAATACAGAGGCGCAGCTCCCCTTCCCGGCTGATGAGCATCCTCTGACAGCAGAGCCAGAGGAAGGTAGAGGCTGTTCACAGCTGATGGTCAAGGCATATCCTCAAGCAGTGGCTTTCGTGACTTGCAGAGGCAGTACTCACAAAGCCATCCCGCCCCGCACACCGCCCCGAGGGCTTTCTTTTGTAAGCTGCCCAACCGCGGTGGTCCGGGCAGCTACAGCCCGGGGTGCCAGCCCCATGGCTGGGAGCCAGCAGGTGAGGGTGGGACCCTGGAGCCGTCTGGGCCTTGCCACCGGGGTGATGGACCCCAAAGCCCAGCTGGGTGGCTGGGGTGCTCTAAACCCAGGCACATCCTTGCGGCAGCGGGAGAGCTGGCAGTCCCGGTGAGGTGGGTCACAACTGGCCCGCTAAGGACCGGCCAAACTTGCcgttttgctttcagcaaatgtCCTACAGTGGCAGCGCTTACCGCAGGAGTGTCTGCCATCCCCTGCTCCACATCCCTCACAGGAGGAACCCTGCATCAGGCCGTTATGTAAATGTTTCCAATTGATTGAAAAAGTGGGTCATGTGTTAGCCAAATGCTCCTGGCTTTAAGATTTATCAGCATTATTAAATTAAACACGCTTCATGCTCCAGTGAGCGGGAAAGCTACATTGGCCTTTTCTTAATCATACTAGTGAAAGGTAAGTCTTTTATATGGGGGTTCATAAACTCAATGGAAATGATGGGAACAATAGAGCCGAGGCATTTACCCTGGGCGCGTGCCTCCCTCCAGAGCCCTCATTCTTCATGGACAAAGGGCTGGGAAAAATTATCCCTCAAACGCCATTTTGAGCATTTCGGAGCATTCCCTGCCTGGAGAGAGACCCATCTCGGACCCTTCCTCTTCACCGTTGTATTCTGCCTAGTTCACAGCAGCTTTGAAATGGCTTCTTTGTCCATCTACTTGAAAGCCCTGAGGACACCATTACATCCAGTCCAAGGAACAGAGTAGATCCAGAGCCCAACTCCAACCCAGTGCAAAGCACGTGCAGCCCCGCAGAGGTCAAAGATGCAGCATTAGGAGACAGAAGTGTCGAGTTTGGCCCCGAAATGGAAGTTGCACAGTGAGCCAAGCGAGGCTCTGCCGAGCATCATGCCTGGACAACCGCAGGCGGAGGACCAGAGCAGCATCCTCCCATGCGCGGCCATCACGGGGAGCAGTCAAATGTCTTTGCACTGCAGCGAGGGGAGCTCTACAGGGTGGGGAGCGCAGTGCCTGGCACTGATCTGCCCCAAAACAGCTGGGTAACGTCTTTCCAAAGGATGATCCTGCTGCAGAGCAAATAGAGCTTTTAAATGCAGCTGCCTTTTGGGGGAGTGCTTGGAGGAGGCATCGTCAGTACTCAGAGCAATTCGGTTCTTCCCTCTGCCTTGGTTTTGAGATTAAATATATTACATTCCAGGAAATTTCCTTAATCTATCAGGAATTCCCTGTGTCTGAAAAAACAGCTCAGGCACCAGTGAccaaggagaagaaggagaagaaggagaagaggaaggaaaatagaaacCCAGAATAGCAGAAAGACTCCTGTTTAGGAGGAAACCCAGAATAGCAGAAAGATGTGCAAACATACACACTCCGATTGTTCTCCTTTCCAGGTTTTTGGAGGTTGGAGCGATTGCCTAAGCTGGCGCTCTTGCCTTTATGCTAGGTGATACCTCACAAATAGTGACACTCTCCTAAAATTCGAGCAAAACCTTCTAATTAGGATCCCTGCAGCCCGCTCCGGACATGCGATAGCAGGGGGCCTGGCTGAGCTCGGGCAGAGCCGGTGTCTCTGCAGGGGCCGGGAGACATCGCTGGCTCCACGCTTGCTGAcgccagccctcctcctcctcgtcttccTCCTCCCATGCATACACTTGGGCTCCCCGGGCACGTTAGTCACACGTGAGCGGGTCCTGCGGCGCAGCTCCAGCAAACACTGTCTACACCTCCTCTGCAAATGCCCAGCAGAGAGCCAAGGCATCTGCTGACAGTATTGGGGGGCAGCTCCCCCGAGACAGCCCCCGCCGCCCTGGAGcgtggcagcagcagcctgtgtttTGGAAAAGGTGGTTGAGGTTCCCATAAATGAGCTCCACCAGAAAACTGTTCTTCATGTCTTGGCACTAGCATTGCAGACCCCAACTCCAAAAGGAGGGTCTCTCTTATCTGCACTAAAGACACCCTAGTGCCTCTGGGATGGACAGTCCTGCCAGAAGACAGATACACAAGGTAGAGATTATTTGGTAGATCTTGTCATGGAATATTCTCATCAGCATTATGGAGATCAACTGTCATTGTTTATCTAGGTATTTGTTTTGGGGGACAGCAATGCTTTGTTCAAGTTGTCCAAAAACAAACAGAGAGGACAACTCAGTGCAAAAATGTCCCACAGACATAACCCACCCCCTCCCTGAAAGGTTTGGATGGAAAGTTCACAGGCACTGCCAAGCAAACTCAATGAAGAAAGTCTCTACCACCCCCTCTCCCATCACACAGCCTCCAGGAAACCACACGTTCTTGACAGGTTTGGTCAGTGCAGGCTGATAAACTCCAACACCTATCGACCAAGAGCGCTTGCCAACCCATGCAGGTAAACCGCAGGGTGGCCAGGACACCGGTCTGTACGGGCATGTCGCGCCACCTACACAGAGGACCATCCCTGAGACCCTACCCTGAAGCATCTGGGTAGTTGCTCAATGGCAACGCCACCCTGAAAAACATCCGACGCAATTCCCAGGCTCTTTGGTGCTTCAGGAGCCTCACCAGCAGAAAGCCAAGTGTTAAAGAAGAACACGAAGCTTCAGTGTCCTTCCGCACACCGCAATACGCTACAGCATGGCCCAGATTTCTAATGTGGTTGGCAGACTTTCACGGTGGGGGTTAATAACTCAGCTAGAAAGTCCATCGCTCAAGACAACATTTTCCACTGCAAGGGAGGAAATGTTTAAATACCTCTGACCTCTCAATACACCCTTCACAAACCTCAGGCCAGCATTTTCTGACCCTTGGAAAGTGAAAGTTGTGCTAAATGTAGAGAAAAGCAGGGGAAGCCAGGAAAGAAGATGCTTTCCCGACATTTTATGCTTTCTAGCTTGCTTTCCCAAGGAGCACTGCCTGTCCACCTGCGTAAGCAGGAGCTTTCTCCCCACTTATCTCCCGGCAGCTTGATCCTGCCATTAAGACCTAATCCGGCGATTTTCAGCATTGCGTTTTAGTGGCTGGGAAGCACCGCAATGCAGCCAGCTCAGGATTATGACGACAACGCAGTCTGGCCAGGTCAGGACGGgggtggaaggagaaaaaacGCTATGGCAGAAAACCAAAGTCAAGCTTTCCCTTAAACCCAGGCTCCAAATGGAAACGCATCAGCCACCGGCAGGCTTCGGCTGTCCAAAGATGAAGCCATGAGAGGACAGTAGCACTGTCTATATGACACCAAATGCCATTTTGCAATAAAGCTGCATTTCCAGCTGCTGCCGTTTTCCAAAAACCGCGGTGATTTTGGTTGACATTTCCTCCGCTCACTCTCCAGcttcagtggaaatattttagatatctctaaccaaaaaagaaaaaaaagatgcatccACACTACCTTGGTACATCAGCCAGCAGTATCCCTACTTCACCTGCCCTTGATCTTTCCAAGCATCACAGGAGACAAATGTCCCTGCTCTTGCCCTCACAGTAGGCATCTCTGGAGGCTTCGTTCTTGGTCATCTGCTCccatttccctgctttcctctgggTGAGATGTCTCTGCTCATGGCCCAGGATGTCACTCGCTGGCTCCTGATGAGTAATTACAACCCGCCTTCCCCTCCTTGCTCGTGTGCACCACGGGGCTCTTCCAGTCTTGCTCACCTCTATGCCAGTCACCCCCATGACTATTGTGGGGATGTAAATGCACCTTCCTCTGgaccctctgctccctcccttcccctctctgctcTTCTGGCTCCTCTGCCCACAAATTCAGTCCCAGTGCCATCAGAGaaacctctcctgctgcctcaTTTGCTACCTCCATGCCTCAGGTGGTCTTCTAACTCCTGCTTCTCCCACCAACCTCTTTGCTGGCTGCAACTCTTGGGAGCTCTTTAGAGAAGCTCTTTCCTAAACAATCATTTCCTACCACCCTTCACATCAGCATGGCTTTCTTCCTGGATCCTTTGCCCTCTAGAGAGAAGGGTGGTTTTTTCACACTGGGTGGCCCTCCAGGGAAAGATATTGGCTCTAGATATTGGTATTAGCTAGAGCTCAGGAGCAACTGGTATGATGGCCCATAGCTCCAGCCCTGTCACACTGCTGTGGGCGCAGCCACATCCCAGGCAAATGCATACCTCTGCTCTCAGACCAGCCCAAATCTGTGCTAAGCCTGCTCTCCCATCCAGGAAATTCCCAGCTGCTTTCCTGGGTTTCTCCTTCATCTGGTGCACCCACAAGGTGTTATCAAGCTGtgcatcttgctttgggtgttgGGCAAACCAGCCTCATTTGCCTCTGCTGAACCCACCTTACATTTGTACTTTTTCAGTGGGGTTTCACGCATTTCAGAGCAACTTCTGACCTGATTAATAAACCAAGAGGAATAGAAACACAGCATCACATACCTCCAGCCCAGTCCAGGAGAGCTGGCAAGTCTCTACAACAAAGAGTAGCACAAACCCCTGGCTCCAGCCCGTGGACACTGGAAACCCAGGGAGGGATGTCCAGTAGAGTCCCTGCTCATCCTCTGAGCACCATGTGGTTCATCGCAGCCTACTGCACCTCAACAGTTAACCAAGACCTGCAGCAGCCGCCCACAGAAGTGCAACCCTGGCACAGCTGGTGCACGGATGTGCAATCACGCATGAAATCAGAATTGGGCCCCGCATGTCGGATGGTGTTAGTCTCCACCTTCTCTACGGCAAGCCCGGTCCGAGGAGAACGACTGGTTTTGTTGCAATGGCAGCGCCGTTATCGCAATCTTTTGTGTGAAGGCTAGCGAACAAAGCTGCAGCTTTTCCCTACCGATCACCCCAGGGTGGAGGTCTTGCACGCAATAACTTCATCCCACGCAACAGGCCAGCAGGATGATACCACCTGCCTCTTGCCCTGATACATCTGCAGAAGACAAAACTTGGAGGCTTACGTTAATTACCAGGTTTAGAGGAAACGTAGGTAGCCGTACCTGATAAATATCTGGAGACATCTATAGCATACAGGAATTTGCAATCGTTCAtgtgagctgctgctgtgttGCAAGCAGAGTTTGGACACACAACAGTGAAGGAAATTCAGTTTAGTGGGAGCAGGCTATTACATGCCCTTGTGCAACCCAGAAAACCCTGCGTGGGCTGGTTTCAGGGCTCATTGATTGCAGGACCCTGAGCAAAATCAGTGAGTTGAACCTGTTAAACCACCATCTCGACAAGCTGAGACAGCCCTGCTTGGAGTAATAATGGGTCTTCATTGACCTTGCTTAATTTTGTAGTGAATTAAAGCTGCTTTTGGAAGGCTGGGGTGAGTGGGTGGGTGGGAACAATGCACTTTAATTCAGCCGCTTCCAATTCACCCTGTTAGTTAATTTTGGAACAATTGGccaataaaaatagtattttcagtgAATGTCAAACTGCTTAAGTACATCAGAAATTTCACCCCATGAGGTGATGAGAGCCAATGCTCTTTGCACTACTCAGTTGGGTCCATTACAACTCAGTGACCAAGAGCATCCTCAGATGTCTGTGAGCCTTTTGCAAGTGCTGGGTGGACTCAAGACCCTGTGCACTGAGAAAATAACACTTCCTGGGATAAGGAAGGTCACTCTGTCTCCTCGATCAcagctttttcctctgtcagCAGATTAAAGAACAGATAAAAACAATCCATTAAAGTTCTTTCCTGAAACACTGGCTGTCCCTCCATGCCCAGTCCAACTTTTTGGAGAGGCTGGGAGTGAGGGCTCCAGAGAAGCTGCTGATGGACCAGCAAGGACCAAGCGTTGGCTTGGTCTCCACTCAGCGCAGGTGCCCTGGTTGTCTCAGgaaggcagagccagcagcatggCATTGCACCCCCAGCCTGGACCCTGCCATGGGGCTCAGCACTGCAGAGTAGGGTGGCTTCTGCTGCAGcaaccaagacagaaaaaaatcccaaagctttCCCGAATTAGCTGAAACGGCACTGCCTTGCACTGCAGGGGCCGGGAAGATGACTACTTCAGTGCCACGCTCCACACCTGCACCGCTGCACGTGCAGTGGGACATGGGGAAACACCACTAGCAGTGCCGCAGAGGGTGGCTGGACTGAGCTGCTGGAGAATGGAGAAGCTTGTGTGATGTGAAGGGAGCCAGGGCAGCTCATCCAGCATTTCTGCGAGCACCAGCAATAAACACCCCGAGATGAGTCTTCATAGAGGGGGGATATGCCCTAGCTGGTAGTACAGGGGTGGCAGTAACAAGGCTGTTCATACTGTCCTACGTGGCATTGTCCTGAAAGAGCCAGGGAAGCCTGAGGCAGATGAAACCATTTGAAGATGGCTGGGAAATGCTCTAAAGCCCCCCCAGACATTTATCAGTGGCACTCCTATTAAACTGCCAGGTGACTACCCAAGTGGGGGAAGCCAATACACTGGAGAGCAGGGCAAGAAGCCAAAGTGAGCTTGGCGAAGGGGAGAGAATAAGACACAGTTCAGCAAGGCAAAGCACTGAGCTTGGCTGTGTGCAATTAAGTGCACAGAAACAGAGGAAGAGCTCCTCATCCGCCTGAAAAGGGCTGGGAGCAACAACTCAACTTGCAAGCTCAGGATCTGCAGAAGGAAACCAAGAATGACAAGGTGGGTCATTCTTGACCTCTGGGTCACCAGAGATCCAGCCAGCAGAGAGCAACCCCAGACCCCTGTGGCCAGCAAACACGGCCCatggggaagggctggaggaaCCAAGGCTCTGTAGGACAGGGGCGTGGGGGAAGACAGGACAACGGTTT
This window contains:
- the PCBP3 gene encoding poly(rC)-binding protein 3 isoform X21, whose amino-acid sequence is MLSMPFSGTTGPSEESLWSSRPACREMESKVSEGGLNVTLTIRLLMHGKEVGSIIGKKGETVKKMREESGARINISEGNCPERIVTITGPTDAIFKAFAMIAYKFEEDITNSMSNSTATSKPPVTLRLVVPASQCGSLIGKGGSKIKEIRESTGAQVQVAGDMLPNSTERAVTISGTPDAIIQCVKQICVVMLESPPKGATIPYRPKPASTPVIFAGGQVRADPLAASTANLSLLLQHQPLPAYTIQGQYAIPHPDQLTKLHQLAMQQTPFTPLGQTTPAFPGLDASPPASTHELTIPNDADV
- the PCBP3 gene encoding poly(rC)-binding protein 3 isoform X20, producing the protein MLSMPFSGTTGPSEESLWSSRPACREMESKVSEGGLNVTLTIRLLMHGKEVGSIIGKKGETVKKMREESGARINISEGNCPERIVTITGPTDAIFKAFAMIAYKFEEDITNSMSNSTATSKPPVTLRLVVPASQCGSLIGKGGSKIKEIRESTGAQVQVAGDMLPNSTERAVTISGTPDAIIQCVKQICVVMLESPPKGATIPYRPKPASTPVIFAGGQVRADPLAASTANLSLLLQHQPLPAYTIQGQYAIPHPDQLTKLHQLAMQQTPFTPLGQTTPAFPGEKLPLHSSEEAQNLMGQSSGLDASPPASTHELTIPNDADV
- the PCBP3 gene encoding poly(rC)-binding protein 3 isoform X19; protein product: MLSMPFSGTTGPSEESLWSSRPACREMESKVSEGGLNVTLTIRLLMHGKEVGSIIGKKGETVKKMREESGARINISEGNCPERIVTITGPTDAIFKAFAMIAYKFEEDITNSMSNSTATSKPPVTLRLVVPASQCGSLIGKGGSKIKEIRESTGAQVQVAGDMLPNSTERAVTISGTPDAIIQCVKQICVVMLESPPKGATIPYRPKPASTPVIFAGGQVRADPLAASTANLSLLLQHQPLPAYTIQGQYAIPHPDQLTKLHQLAMQQTPFTPLGQTTPAFPGEKLPLHSSEEAQNLMGQSSGLDASPPASTHELTIPNDRSRP